DNA sequence from the Macrobrachium nipponense isolate FS-2020 chromosome 3, ASM1510439v2, whole genome shotgun sequence genome:
CTTACTTAACTGATGCATAACCACCATAGAGAACCACATGCTTACtttctagtatatataaatgagcAAAATAGTCATTACATTGGGCAAGAATTCCTGGATTTCCATGAATTTCGCCATTCCATCTGACAGAACTCATCCAGTTTTCATGCCTGCTTATTGAGTGTAAAATCCTCAGTTACATAGTGGAGCAGACAGCAATGAGAAAAAACTTTTCCACACAAAAACCTGAGCAGATCCTTCCATGATCTGTCCCAGAATGACAATCACTACCATCATACACGAGTTTCACATACACTCTCCTCTTTCCCACATGACTCTAAACATCACTTTCACTCTTGGATATGGACTCAAGTCTCAGGCTTATATCTAGGCTCAGGTCTTCCTATTTCACTATTGCCTTTGGCCATCTGTCAAGTTACTGTCAAATGGAGATGTGTGTTAGCCTTTTGCAAACTTGTTTCCAGCCACCTGTCAGGTCAAAACCCTGGTTGCTTTTCATTCTGACCATAATAAACTTTACAGGGGAAATAAAATATCTGGTCTTTATGACCTCTCCCAAGTGGTGGCTAATGACTGCTCTTGTCTCACCATTTTTCAACTTATTAATGTACTCACTACTCACTGGCTCTCTCTGACAAGGACAATCTTCCCCAAGAGTATCATCATCTTACTGTTCACTCAGAACACCTAAACCTCTTGTCCATTCTATTTCTTCTATTTTCTATCCTCTAATGTGTGGAAAGGTGGAAAGCATGGCATTTCCAACCTCAAGAACTGCTCCTGCCAACTGAAAATGACAAGTGACCAAGTCCTTTTCAAGGATTCAGGAGTCTTATCTTGTATCCACCTGAAATCCATCATTGGTGATGCAACACTAAGACAAAGAAGTCCTGAATTTTTTCATAACCAGcaccattcaaaataaaaaagaattcctATCTAGACATATCAACTGGTAATTGTTGAGCACATACGGCCAAAATTCCTCTATCAAGATCCCCTAAAatcttataagtaattaaatCACTACTGACAAAGCCCTTTATGCAGTATTGTTTCACATAACCCCTTCAACCAAACTCCACTGATTCCTACACCTTCTGATCCCTTTGGTTTCTTGAAGACTGGCTGTTTCATAACTTTGTCTTGTTCCAATTTTTTAATTTCCACCATTATACATTAAACAGGCAAACCCTATGAGACAATAGTGGTGACTCAGATATCTGGTCAAACTATTTAATGGTAATGTAATAAATCAAATTATTAACAGTCATTGCCACACATGCCCAGGAGGAAGAATATTTCCCTTCAAATATTTAAGCATGCATATGGGTCACTGAAAAACCATATTGGAGAAAACTGGTTATACTTAACATACTTTGAACCAGTTGAAGCTTGGAGGGGTTCGGAGAAGGACAAatgttaattattaaaataagtaatgtgtttaaatctgaaaaaataacTTAGTTTTTATATGAGTAACTATCAAGTAACTACATAGCTGCTAGTTCCATTTATACggcagcttgaattcaaaattttgaGGTAACACTTCAAACCATTGTGCAGATGACCATTCCTGCCCACTAGcgggattttgtttgtttgcatgggtgggtttttacgttgcatggaaccattggttattcagcaaccaccaaaaaatacacatctctcacacctcaatggagcCCACTAGCGGAGAATAGGAACATCTGTAAGGCAGAAAGCTCAGTTTTTTTCCTGATGTCATCGATTGAAGGGTAATGGTGGTAGCTTGTTCACTATTTTCCAGTTATTTTACTGGATTTCAGTGGTGTGCATTTTCACTGGAACACATACTATTTTGAAACCTTCAATGGAATTTCAGGATGAGCTCTATCCTGTTTTGCTATTATTGAATTGATTCATTAAGTAAGTATTTTGTTTAACTTTGCAATCTGACGATAATACTTCGTCCTTGGAAGTAATTCTCGAATGCTTCGCCATTACTTTAGGCTAAACTTTGCATTGTGCTTTTTGTTTACTGGGNNNNNNNNNNNNNNNNNNNNNNNNNNNNNNNNNNNNNNNNNNNNNNNNNNNNNNNNNNNNNNNNNNNNNNNNNNNNNNNNNNNNNNNNNNNNNNNNNNNNNNNNNNNNNNNNNNNNNNNNNNNNNNNNNNNNNNNNNNNNNNNNNNNNNNNNNNNNNNNNNNNNNNNNNNNNNNNNNNNNNNNNNNNNNNNNNNNNNNNNNNNNNNNNNNNNNNNNNNNNNNNNNNNNNNNNNNNNNNNNNNNNNNNNNNNNNNNNNNNNNNNNNNNNNNNNNNNNNNNNNNNNNNNNNNNNNNNNNNNNNNNNNNNNNNNNNNNNNNNNNNNNNNNNNNNNNNNNNNNNNNNNNNNNNNNNNNNNNNNNNNNNNNNNNNNNNNNNNNNNNNNNNNNNNNNNNNNNNNNNNNNNNNNNNNNNNNNNNNNNNNNNNNNNNNNNNNNNNNNNNNNNNNNNNNNNNNNNNNNNNNNNNNNNNNNNNNNNNNNNNNNNNNNNNNNNNNNNNNNNtaacaattgtaaacaaaacacgccttgatccgtgagctccagcatcccccaaggcgcgatttcaaaagttttcgcctagtaggcctataactatttttccgcgaatttgaaaaaaaaacttttttatatcgacgtaccatatgtccaatcggcacccaacagataATTTTTATCaagtttaatacatccaatcggcattaaagggttaattacatatatatactagcctagcctacactagggtaatcagtgccatctttacatatagggtagcctagcctacactacacagcatacttcatacatatatggcatagtaatattaatttcagctaattctttaGGTTCAATGCACACTGGCGTATGATATTcaatacaaagagaaattgaatgacatttaacaagttagccgcTCGCTTATACGATAAGTGATGTTTCAtggtaaatatatcatatatatacaaatacagtaacctagcctacagtatactacatatatgatataatttagaaatttattattacagttgaatatcttaaaaaaaaccGCATTCTATGGTCCAGAAACTCCCATGGTTTGGCTTGATTGTAAATCAGCAGCCAGTACATCGTTCCACCGCCACCTGGGAGGCGCCAAGTATTGAAATGTTTTGGCAGCAGCAAAAACTATGCCATATATCCTTTGTTTGTATGAAAATAGTTGTTAGTAATGTGCATATGcaaagtcaaatatgtttttgatattaaccttgtaagaataaataagatttttaattattccacttgattggttttttttttatttatcgtggtttatatgcaaatatttcaaaaaaagagaaaagctacaaccttcaatcattttcagttgtattctacatgaaattgcgcacattttcataaataaaactttatgtaacagctaattttaaatggtgcaaacatttcgacaatcgtacaaaaaaaattctgattttttcggaagagttaccgcgcggacttaaggaaaatgatttgttttttttcataaattcaccataaatcgaaatattgtgctagagacttccaagtcgttgcaaaatgaaggtaaatgattgaatattactataatataagagttttagcttacaattgcatttttcgaccatttcggtagagtcaaagttgaccgaaagttgaaatttttgcacttaacgttatttatatgaaaatatcatttcaaaaactgataaaagctacaaccatgggttgtttttagttgtattgtgcatgaaattgcgcacatttccatatatatagtaacggcaaatttaaaatggtgcaaacattaggacaatcgcgcgaaaaaatttatcagaagagttaccgtgcgaacgtaaggaaaaagtttcttcataaattcaccgtaaatcaaaatattgtgcaagatacgtccaatttgttgcaaaatgaaggcaaatgattgaatattactataatataagagttttagcttacaattgcgtttctcgaccatttcggtagagtcaaagttgaccgaaggttgaaatttttgcacttatcgttatttatatgaaaatatttcaaaactgataaaagctacaatcatgagtatatttttattgtattttaaatgaaattgcgcacattttcatatataatacttcatgtaaaggataatgtaaaatggtgcaaaaattatgtcaaagtgactaaataatttttgagatgtgtcactgatactttttagtgcgataagaaagaaattcgcgcttgcgcacctgcgtagcgattgtaaacaaaacaacgccttgatccatgaactcccagcatcccccaaggcgcgcgattcaaaagttttcggctggtaggcctataagtatttttccgcgaatttaaaaaaaaacttttttgagtcgacttATGATACATCCAttaggcatacgggagacattttgactcgacgtttaatacgtccattcggcgtaagagggttaaagaaatgtatacaatataaagttataaaatgttgaagttaaaatatattattaataaaatgataaaaagcagtGTCAGAACGTAGCTAGTAGTAGGCTAAGTCAGAAACTAGGCTATTTGTACGTGGAATTACCTAAAGGCTTCATTTTTTAGGGATGTAATCTATATTCCAATGTCAGGCTGCAGACGGctacatatatttatgaattaaaaatacaatgaacATGCAACTTTtccgtgaatcttttaaaaagttgtacattattgtatccaataatattgtacgtattctcatattattaaaaatactaacaaggaggtcaatgttttggttttgaaatcagctgatggtgaataagAGTATAGTTCGCCATGTTTACGTTTTAATTCACCATATTTAACTCATTTGGAGCAAATTGCCTTGCTTCTAGATAAGTATAAAATTAGCTAGATACTtcacttatatgagacaaggtaaaaaagtgatttgtttactcccagtcgcgcgcgcgcgcctgtcggacaagcagttaactaccgaaccccttgttcgaaagcttacgacctatccagctgtcgctagtaccttcctattgtaaaaggaccgaaggtttgtatgccgtgtcggaacaaacgcaattgtaagctaaaacgcttatattctagtaatattcaagcatttaccttaattttgcaacaaattggaagtctctagtacaatatttcgatttatggtgaatttatgtaaaaaaaaaaaaaatttctttacgtccgcgcggtaactcatctgaaaaaatcatacgtgcaattgtggtaatgtttgcaccattttaaattagccgttacataaagttttatatatgaaaatgtgcgcaatttcatgtagaatacaaccaaaaataattgaaggttgtagcttttctgaaatatttgcatataaatcacgataattagaaaaaaaccatgttcggtcaactttgactctaccgaatggtcgaaaacgcaattgtaagctaaaaaactcttagtctagtaatattcagtcatttatcttcatcttgaaacaaattcaaagtctctagcacaatatttagatttatggtgaattaaaaaaaaaaaaaaaaaaactttccttccctccgcgcgcggattctccgccacaaatctccgaaatgcggatgtcccattctcggaatatttgctctgtttcatattaggcatttcatagagttttatatatgaaaatgtgcgcaatttcatgtagaataaaatgaaaaatatttgaaggttgaagcttttcttatttctgaaataattgcatataaaaaaatatatataaaaaattcgacattcggtcaactttaactcatcagatatggtcgaaaactgcatttgtaagctaatattcttacagtatagtaatattcaatcatttgtctttattttgaaataaattggaagtctctaggacaatatttagatttatggtgaatttttgaaaaaaaatatttgtttacgtccgcgcgttatgaattcatgcattattttgtgataatattttctctgtgttgcttttatcgttttacaatgtgttgtataccaaaatgattgcaatttagtgtacattaacgaaaaaaaagtaacttgttacctttaaccgttttgcgcacagcgcgatttgaatacaattatatgtgaaatttcgtttttgcgctatcatatatcgcattatttacatatgataatgataatttttttcatttctgatggttgcatactaaacttcagccaatgacaaaaataaaaggagccaaaaatgaactcttaatcttgaaaactaagcgcgctgtgattttttgaaaaaaatattttttccgcttccgcgctcactctgaaacacctccggcacacgggagacattttttttttttttaccgcttcggcgtttaagggttaatactatCCTAAGAAAACGAACTTACATAGATGTAAATAAACTATAAGCAAGTAATACCACAATACGTACTAACAAACAAAATATTGTCATAACTTACAGCCTCATTACAGAAGCAGgatgatatttcagtttcttttgaAGACTGACTCGGTAAAAAAACATCACTAGGACATGCTGCTACAGACCACACCCCAGACAAAAATTCTTGGTGTTCATTATGTTGTATGATATCTTTCAACCAAACATAAATCTGCAAAAAAAGAAACTGCAGAACTGATCACATTCTAAGTGGCCTTGACAAATCATCTTATACTTTGTAAGCTAAAAATTAGAAAGATTTTCATAACTTTAAAGAAACTTCACTGCTTGTTTGCTCTATGCCAGATGAAGTGACATTTGATTACTATAATTCTAATGTATAGGAGCCTGGTTTACATCATATGAGTAAATGTCAATAATTCATCAAGCTGACCAGGAAGGCCAACAcagaaataagtgaaaaaataacaGGTTGCACTGAGAGGTTCAGGATTAAATTTTCAACCCACCTGACTAGCACCAACCACAACAATAACCTTCGAACAGTCGTCAGATGCAAATATCTTTGCCCGTTGATGCATGGGAACTTCACAGTGAGTACCCTGTTCTCCACTCTCCTTGAGCTCAACACCTTCATGCTCTTCATGATGAAGTTTAAACTTGTCTAAAATACCATGGAAAGGTCCGACTGAAATATAGTGAAGCACTTAGAAATGACCAAAACTTTGTGTTACAATGACCTTTTACAATTATCTCAACACACATGATGACTGACATGCTTTACAGTACTTATTTATAAAAATCTCAAGTTTTAATAATATAAGTTTTGGTCTGCAAATATGAGGTTAAAATTAAGACTATAAAAACTGAAAGCTACAACAACAACATTTCACTTTATAAGAAGCTTCATCTCCATACTTACCATAATCGTCAACATTTGTCAAAGATAAGTGAGAACTAAGTTCTGGAAgtcctttaacataattcactctATTTGTTTTTTGGTCCCAGAAAAATAAGTCTCCTGAGAGGAGTACCCCATACACAATAGttcctgaaaaaatgacaagtatAAGAACCTCCCAAGTCAGAATATAAGCAATTGTTTGTTTtgcaagaaatatacagaggtgTTTTTAAGTTAGTCCTAATTAATTTATAAAAGTTACAACATAACTTATAAAGAAAAC
Encoded proteins:
- the LOC135222472 gene encoding ciliogenesis and planar polarity effector 1-like, with amino-acid sequence MHIPLYLSCDTLNKAKRPWSSVCWIGQETGIVYSFTNGYVTQVQLQTSSSHGISKLNKLAKNASVINTTFQGTIVYGVLLSGDLFFWDQKTNRVNYVKGLPELSSHLSLTNVDDYVGPFHGILDKFKLHHEEHEGVELKESGEQGTHCEVPMHQRAKIFASDDCSKVIVVVGASQIYVWLKDIIQHNEHQEFLSGVWSVAACPSDVFLPSQSSKETEISSCFCNEAVSYDNILFVSTYCGITCL